In the genome of Pseudomonas putida, one region contains:
- the ygfZ gene encoding CAF17-like 4Fe-4S cluster assembly/insertion protein YgfZ, whose protein sequence is MADSAFFCPLSHEGILAVRGSDAGKFLQGQLTCNINYLSEEHASLGARCMVKGRMQSSFRIFPEGNGYLLAMASELLDAQLADLKKYAVFSKAILTDESAAWARFGLAQGDAALEALGLATPTEAGTTVRHDGLIAIAVSTGRVELWAPVAQADTVRQTLAAHLTEGCLNDWLLGQIRAGIGQVMGPTRELFIPQMINLQAVDGVSFKKGCYTGQEIVARMQYLGKLKRRQYRLALAQHDVPAPGAEIFSPTHGSSVGEVVIAARADDGCELLAVLSAEAVADDNLHLGSLEGPCLTLLDLPYELDRDREILR, encoded by the coding sequence ATGGCCGATTCCGCTTTCTTCTGTCCCCTGTCCCACGAGGGCATCCTCGCCGTCCGCGGCTCCGATGCCGGCAAGTTCCTGCAAGGCCAGCTGACCTGCAACATCAACTACCTCAGCGAGGAGCATGCGAGCCTGGGCGCCCGCTGCATGGTCAAGGGCCGTATGCAATCGAGCTTCCGTATCTTCCCGGAAGGCAACGGTTACCTGCTGGCCATGGCCAGCGAACTGCTCGACGCGCAACTGGCCGACCTCAAGAAGTACGCCGTCTTCTCCAAAGCCATCCTGACCGACGAAAGCGCCGCCTGGGCCCGCTTCGGCCTGGCGCAAGGCGATGCCGCGCTTGAAGCGCTGGGCCTGGCCACGCCGACCGAGGCTGGCACCACGGTACGCCATGACGGGCTGATCGCGATCGCTGTCAGCACCGGCCGCGTGGAACTCTGGGCACCCGTCGCACAAGCAGACACCGTCCGCCAGACGCTCGCCGCCCACTTGACCGAAGGCTGTCTCAACGACTGGCTGCTCGGCCAGATCCGCGCCGGTATCGGTCAGGTCATGGGCCCTACCCGCGAGCTGTTCATCCCGCAGATGATCAACCTGCAGGCGGTCGATGGCGTGAGCTTCAAGAAAGGCTGCTATACCGGCCAGGAGATCGTCGCGCGCATGCAGTACCTGGGTAAGCTCAAGCGCCGTCAGTACCGCCTGGCCCTGGCCCAACACGACGTACCCGCCCCTGGCGCCGAGATCTTCTCGCCCACCCACGGCTCGTCGGTGGGCGAAGTGGTCATTGCCGCCCGTGCAGATGACGGCTGCGAACTGCTCGCGGTGCTCAGCGCCGAAGCCGTGGCAGACGACAACCTGCACCTGGGCAGCCTCGAAGGTCCATGCTTGACGTTGCTGGACCTGCCCTACGAACTGGACCGCGACCGGGAAATCCTGCGCTGA
- a CDS encoding succinate dehydrogenase assembly factor 2 — translation MVEQTELNRLFWHSRRGMLELDVLLVPFTQEVYPTLSEADRELYRRLLTCEDQDMFGWFMERTESDDPELQRMVRIILDRVQPK, via the coding sequence ATGGTCGAACAAACTGAACTCAACCGGCTTTTCTGGCATAGCCGCCGCGGCATGCTTGAATTGGACGTACTGCTGGTGCCATTCACCCAGGAGGTCTACCCCACCCTGAGCGAAGCGGACCGCGAGCTGTACCGTCGCCTGCTGACCTGCGAAGACCAGGACATGTTCGGCTGGTTCATGGAGCGTACCGAGTCCGACGACCCTGAGCTGCAACGCATGGTTCGCATCATCCTGGACCGTGTCCAGCCCAAGTGA
- a CDS encoding protein YgfX, with amino-acid sequence MSSPSEHFECRWQGSRLLLAAYLTCQVLALWALILSAQPWWLSVLLALACLAHACWAIPRRILLTHPEAITGLRRDPTGWRLFSHARGWQRVRLCRDSVALPGLVVLRFVRPGRWFGESQCIPRDALDVDQHRRLRVRLKFSRRRWAEVSAQ; translated from the coding sequence GTGTCCAGCCCAAGTGAGCATTTCGAGTGCCGCTGGCAAGGCTCGCGCCTGCTGCTGGCGGCCTACCTGACCTGCCAGGTGCTCGCGCTCTGGGCCTTGATCCTGAGCGCGCAACCCTGGTGGTTGAGCGTTCTCCTCGCCCTCGCTTGCCTTGCCCACGCCTGCTGGGCCATTCCCCGTCGTATCCTGCTAACCCATCCCGAGGCCATTACCGGCCTGCGCCGTGACCCCACCGGCTGGCGACTTTTCAGTCATGCCCGAGGCTGGCAGCGGGTGCGGTTGTGTCGGGACAGCGTAGCGTTGCCAGGATTGGTTGTGCTGCGTTTCGTCAGGCCAGGGCGCTGGTTCGGCGAGAGCCAGTGCATACCGCGAGATGCCCTGGATGTTGATCAGCATCGGCGTCTGCGGGTGAGGTTGAAGTTCAGTCGCAGGCGCTGGGCCGAGGTTTCGGCGCAATAA
- a CDS encoding Bug family tripartite tricarboxylate transporter substrate binding protein, which yields MTFSLRRLVLTTGCLLLAGNALAAEPKRPECIAPASPGGGFDLTCKLVQSALVNEKILSKPMRVTYMPGGVGAVAYNAVVAQRPADTGTLVAWSSGSLLNLAQGKFGRFDENAVKWLAAVGTSYGAIAVKSDSPYKTLDDLVAALKKDPSKVVIGSGGTVGSQDWMQTALIAKAAGINPRDLRYVALEGGGEIATALLGGHIQVGSTDISDSMPHIQSGDMRILAVFSENRLDEPEMKDIPTAKEQGYDIVWPVVRGFYLGPKVSDEDYAWWKASFDKLLASEDFAKLRDQRELFPFAMTGQELDTYVKKQVADYKTLAREFGLIQ from the coding sequence ATGACCTTTTCACTGCGCCGCCTCGTCCTGACTACCGGTTGCCTGCTGCTGGCAGGCAACGCCCTGGCCGCGGAACCCAAACGCCCCGAATGCATTGCCCCCGCCTCGCCCGGTGGCGGCTTCGACCTGACCTGCAAGCTGGTGCAAAGCGCCCTGGTCAACGAAAAAATCCTCTCCAAGCCCATGCGCGTGACCTACATGCCCGGCGGCGTCGGCGCGGTGGCCTACAACGCCGTGGTCGCCCAGCGCCCGGCCGATACCGGCACCTTGGTGGCCTGGTCCAGTGGCTCCCTGCTCAACCTGGCCCAGGGCAAGTTCGGGCGCTTCGACGAGAACGCCGTGAAATGGCTGGCGGCGGTCGGCACCAGCTATGGCGCTATCGCCGTGAAAAGCGACTCGCCCTACAAGACCCTCGATGACCTGGTCGCGGCCCTGAAGAAAGACCCGAGCAAAGTGGTCATCGGCTCCGGCGGCACCGTCGGCAGCCAGGACTGGATGCAGACCGCCCTGATCGCCAAGGCCGCCGGCATCAACCCGCGCGACCTTCGCTACGTAGCCCTGGAGGGCGGCGGCGAGATCGCCACGGCGCTGCTCGGCGGGCATATCCAGGTCGGCTCCACCGACATCTCCGACTCCATGCCACACATTCAGAGCGGCGACATGCGCATCCTCGCGGTGTTCTCCGAAAACCGCCTGGATGAGCCAGAAATGAAAGACATCCCCACTGCCAAGGAACAAGGCTACGACATCGTCTGGCCAGTGGTACGCGGCTTCTACCTGGGGCCAAAAGTCAGCGACGAGGACTACGCCTGGTGGAAAGCCTCGTTCGACAAACTGTTGGCTTCCGAGGACTTCGCCAAATTGCGTGACCAGCGTGAGCTGTTCCCGTTCGCCATGACCGGGCAGGAACTGGACACCTACGTGAAGAAGCAGGTCGCCGACTACAAGACCCTGGCCCGGGAATTCGGCCTGATCCAGTAA
- a CDS encoding AbrB family transcriptional regulator, whose protein sequence is MPDRSPPFWATGLVGLAGGFLASKVGWPLPWMVGSLLAIILVRCLTPWQLPEIPNGRKCGQWIIGIGIGLHFTPAVIEQVASHFALIVFGALFTTLSAAISVWLLRRTGEDRATAFFASMPGGSGEMVNLGARNGAVLSQVAAAQSLRVLAVVLCVPALFKFLLGDGVPLTHVGSVSWGWLALIAPLGVLAALIWQRLRQPNPWLFGPLLVAACVSLAGNLQIALPPGASQTGQWLIGSGLACHFNRTFFRRAPSFLGRTLLATFLCMLIAASAAWVLSVMTQLDLRSLTLGMMPGGIAEMSLTAETLQLSVPLVTALQVMRLLFVLFLAEPLFRRWDTNRP, encoded by the coding sequence ATGCCTGATCGGTCGCCGCCGTTCTGGGCTACCGGGCTGGTCGGTCTTGCTGGCGGGTTTCTCGCCAGCAAGGTCGGCTGGCCTTTGCCGTGGATGGTCGGCTCGCTGCTGGCAATCATCCTGGTGCGCTGCCTGACACCCTGGCAGCTGCCGGAAATTCCCAATGGCCGCAAGTGCGGGCAGTGGATCATCGGCATCGGCATCGGTCTGCACTTCACCCCGGCGGTCATCGAACAGGTGGCCAGCCACTTTGCCCTGATCGTCTTCGGGGCGCTGTTCACCACGTTGTCCGCTGCAATCAGCGTCTGGCTGCTCAGGCGCACCGGCGAAGACCGCGCCACGGCGTTCTTCGCCAGCATGCCGGGGGGATCGGGGGAGATGGTCAACCTGGGCGCGCGCAATGGCGCGGTACTCAGCCAAGTAGCGGCGGCCCAGAGTCTGCGGGTGCTGGCGGTGGTGCTGTGCGTGCCGGCGCTGTTCAAGTTCCTGCTCGGCGATGGCGTGCCGCTGACCCATGTGGGCAGCGTAAGTTGGGGCTGGCTGGCGCTGATTGCGCCGCTTGGCGTGTTGGCCGCGTTGATCTGGCAGCGCCTGCGCCAGCCCAACCCCTGGCTGTTCGGTCCACTGCTGGTCGCCGCGTGCGTGAGCCTGGCGGGCAACCTGCAGATCGCCCTGCCGCCCGGCGCCAGCCAGACCGGACAGTGGCTGATCGGCAGTGGCCTGGCCTGCCATTTCAACCGGACGTTCTTTCGCCGGGCGCCGTCCTTCCTGGGACGGACCTTGCTGGCGACCTTCCTGTGCATGTTGATCGCCGCCAGCGCGGCCTGGGTGTTGAGTGTGATGACCCAGCTGGACCTGCGCTCACTGACCCTGGGGATGATGCCAGGGGGTATCGCCGAGATGAGCCTGACGGCCGAGACCTTGCAGTTGTCGGTGCCGTTGGTGACGGCGCTGCAGGTGATGCGGCTGTTGTTCGTGCTGTTTCTGGCCGAGCCGTTGTTCCGGCGCTGGGACACGAACCGACCGTGA
- a CDS encoding tripartite tricarboxylate transporter TctB family protein: protein MILQRIFALALLAVCAALAVMAWPYQAAFSYEPVGPRAYPLLMLGLMGLALLYLAFRPTPIVRKDDEPPLDRETLVKISACVGLLIVFASTFESLGFILSAVLVGVPMARLYGGRWLHSLIVVGAMSLLLYWLFDRVMDVPLPLGLLDVLEN from the coding sequence ATGATCCTGCAACGCATTTTCGCCCTGGCACTGCTGGCGGTGTGCGCGGCCCTGGCCGTGATGGCCTGGCCGTATCAGGCCGCGTTTTCCTACGAACCTGTAGGCCCACGCGCCTACCCACTGCTGATGCTCGGTCTGATGGGCCTTGCCCTGCTCTATCTGGCCTTTCGCCCAACGCCCATCGTGCGCAAGGACGACGAGCCACCGCTGGACCGTGAAACCCTGGTCAAGATCAGCGCCTGCGTCGGCCTGCTGATCGTGTTCGCCAGCACCTTCGAGTCGCTCGGCTTCATCCTCAGCGCCGTGCTCGTCGGCGTGCCCATGGCGCGCCTGTATGGCGGGCGCTGGCTGCACAGCCTGATTGTGGTGGGCGCCATGAGCCTGCTGCTCTACTGGCTGTTCGACCGCGTGATGGATGTGCCCCTGCCCCTCGGCCTGCTGGACGTACTGGAGAACTGA
- a CDS encoding sensor histidine kinase — MRDNGSLRGRLLGNLALLLVVLMLASGLSAYWNGREAADTAYDRTLLASARTIAAGLSQRDGTLSADVPYVALDTFAYDSAGRIYYQVLDIHQRLISGYENLPPPPPGTPRTDDYPALARFYNATYQGQDVRVVSLLKPVSEPNMNGMAEIRVAETEEARVRMARGLMADTLLRLGMLALGALGMVWFAVSAALRPLERLRTAVEERQPDDLRALPVVQVQRELGPLVRALNHFTERLRGQFERQAQFIADAAHELRTPLAALKARVELGLRSQEPEQWRQTLEAATQGTDRLTHLANQLLSLARVENGARAIAEGGAQRLDLCQLTRDLGMAMAPLAHARGVALALEAEAPVWLKGEPTLLNELLSNLVDNALAHTPKGGNVILRVLAPAILEVEDDGPGIPEAERERVFERFYRRSAQGTGLGLAIVGEICRAHLAQITLHDGEKGGLRVRVSFIVD, encoded by the coding sequence ATGCGTGACAATGGCAGCCTGCGTGGGCGTTTGCTGGGCAACTTGGCGCTGTTGCTGGTGGTGCTGATGCTCGCCAGCGGCCTGAGTGCCTACTGGAACGGTCGCGAGGCCGCCGACACCGCCTACGACCGCACGCTGCTGGCCTCGGCGCGAACCATCGCCGCCGGCCTGTCCCAGCGCGACGGAACCCTGAGCGCGGATGTGCCCTACGTTGCCTTGGACACCTTCGCCTACGACAGCGCCGGGCGTATCTACTACCAAGTGCTGGATATTCACCAGCGGCTGATTTCCGGCTACGAAAACCTGCCGCCGCCGCCCCCGGGAACGCCGCGTACCGATGACTATCCAGCCCTCGCGCGGTTCTACAACGCCACCTACCAGGGCCAGGACGTGCGAGTGGTCAGCTTGCTCAAGCCGGTCAGCGAGCCGAACATGAATGGCATGGCCGAGATCCGCGTGGCCGAGACCGAGGAGGCGCGGGTACGCATGGCCCGGGGGCTGATGGCCGACACCTTGCTGCGCCTGGGCATGCTGGCGTTGGGGGCGCTGGGAATGGTCTGGTTCGCCGTCAGCGCGGCCTTGCGCCCGCTGGAGCGTCTGCGCACGGCGGTCGAAGAGCGCCAGCCTGATGACCTGCGTGCCTTGCCGGTGGTGCAGGTGCAGCGCGAGTTGGGGCCCTTGGTGCGCGCATTGAACCATTTCACCGAGCGGCTGCGCGGGCAGTTCGAGCGCCAGGCGCAGTTCATCGCCGACGCCGCTCATGAGTTGCGCACACCATTGGCCGCGCTCAAGGCGAGGGTCGAACTGGGCTTGCGCTCCCAGGAGCCGGAACAGTGGCGCCAGACCCTTGAGGCCGCCACCCAGGGTACCGATCGTCTGACTCACCTGGCCAACCAGCTGTTGTCCCTGGCGCGGGTGGAAAACGGTGCCCGGGCAATCGCCGAAGGCGGCGCTCAGCGTCTGGATCTGTGTCAATTGACGCGCGACCTGGGTATGGCCATGGCGCCACTGGCCCATGCCCGGGGGGTGGCGCTGGCGCTGGAAGCCGAGGCGCCGGTGTGGCTCAAAGGCGAGCCGACCCTGCTCAATGAACTGCTCAGCAACCTGGTGGACAATGCCCTGGCGCACACGCCCAAGGGCGGCAATGTGATTCTGCGGGTGCTGGCCCCGGCCATCCTTGAAGTGGAGGACGACGGGCCGGGTATTCCCGAGGCGGAGCGCGAGCGGGTATTCGAGCGCTTCTACCGGCGTAGCGCCCAGGGTACGGGGCTGGGGCTGGCGATCGTCGGCGAGATCTGTCGCGCGCATCTGGCGCAGATCACTCTGCATGATGGCGAAAAGGGTGGGTTGCGCGTGCGGGTGAGTTTCATCGTTGATTGA
- a CDS encoding tripartite tricarboxylate transporter permease has translation MDTLSYLGQGFGVALSPYNLVTALTGTLIGTVVGLLPGLGPINGVALLIPIAFALGLPPESALILLAAVYLGCEYGGRISSILLNIPGEASTVMTTLDGYPMARQGLAGVALSLSAWSSFIGAFIATCGMVLFAPLLAKWAIAFGPAEYFVLMVFAIVALGGMAGDKPLKTFIAALIGLFLSSVGIDANSGVYRFTGDSVHLADGIQFVVLVLGLFSISEILLLLEKTHHGHEAVKATGRMLFNLKEAASVFIVNLRCGLLGFVMGVLPGAGATLASAVAYMTEKRIAGDKGKFGKGDARGLAAPETAIGASCCGALVPMLTLGVPGSGTTAVMIGALTLYNITPGPLLFEQQPDIVWGLIASLFVANIMLVILNIPMIRLFTRILAVPNWALVPVIAIITGIGVYAVHATTFDLFLMVGIGIMGYILRKLDFPLSPILLGFILGGLMEQNLRRALSISNGELGILWSSPISMSVWVLTLCMLTLPLLRSWRKRSLQRRAMADA, from the coding sequence ATGGATACCTTGAGCTACCTGGGCCAGGGCTTCGGCGTCGCCCTGAGCCCGTACAACCTGGTCACCGCCCTGACTGGCACCCTGATCGGCACCGTGGTCGGCCTGCTGCCGGGCCTGGGCCCGATCAACGGCGTGGCACTGCTGATCCCCATCGCCTTCGCCCTGGGCCTGCCGCCTGAGTCGGCGCTGATCCTGCTGGCTGCGGTTTACCTGGGCTGCGAGTATGGCGGACGGATCAGCTCGATCCTGCTGAACATCCCCGGCGAAGCCTCCACCGTGATGACCACCCTCGACGGCTACCCCATGGCCCGCCAGGGCCTGGCCGGCGTGGCCCTGTCGCTGTCGGCGTGGAGCTCGTTCATCGGCGCGTTCATCGCCACCTGCGGCATGGTGCTGTTCGCCCCGCTGTTGGCGAAATGGGCAATCGCCTTCGGACCCGCCGAATACTTCGTGCTGATGGTGTTCGCCATCGTCGCCCTGGGCGGCATGGCCGGCGACAAACCGCTGAAGACGTTCATCGCCGCACTGATCGGCCTGTTCCTGTCCAGCGTCGGCATCGACGCCAACAGCGGCGTTTACCGCTTCACTGGCGACAGCGTGCACCTGGCCGATGGCATCCAGTTCGTGGTGCTGGTACTGGGCCTGTTCTCCATCAGCGAGATCCTCCTGCTGCTGGAAAAGACCCACCACGGCCACGAAGCGGTCAAGGCCACCGGGCGCATGCTGTTCAACCTCAAAGAAGCGGCCTCGGTGTTCATCGTGAACCTGCGCTGCGGCCTGCTGGGCTTTGTCATGGGCGTGCTGCCCGGTGCCGGGGCGACCCTGGCCAGCGCCGTGGCCTACATGACCGAGAAACGCATCGCCGGCGACAAGGGCAAGTTCGGCAAGGGCGACGCCCGCGGCCTGGCGGCCCCGGAAACTGCCATCGGCGCCTCCTGCTGCGGCGCCCTGGTGCCGATGCTGACCCTGGGCGTGCCGGGTTCGGGCACCACCGCCGTGATGATCGGCGCGCTGACCCTGTACAACATCACCCCAGGGCCGCTGTTGTTCGAACAGCAACCGGACATCGTCTGGGGCCTGATCGCCTCGCTGTTCGTCGCCAACATCATGCTGGTGATCCTGAACATCCCGATGATCCGTCTCTTCACCCGCATCCTCGCAGTCCCGAACTGGGCCCTGGTGCCGGTGATCGCCATCATCACCGGGATCGGCGTGTACGCCGTACATGCCACCACCTTCGACCTGTTCCTGATGGTCGGCATCGGCATCATGGGCTACATCCTGCGCAAGCTGGACTTCCCGCTGTCACCGATCCTGCTCGGCTTCATCCTGGGCGGGCTGATGGAGCAGAACCTGCGCCGCGCACTGTCGATCTCCAACGGCGAGCTGGGCATCCTCTGGTCGAGCCCGATCAGCATGTCCGTGTGGGTGCTGACCCTCTGCATGCTGACCCTGCCGCTGCTGCGCAGCTGGCGTAAACGCAGCCTGCAGCGTCGGGCGATGGCCGATGCCTGA
- a CDS encoding OprD family porin, whose protein sequence is MLSTQPQAFAPTRSLSARPSAIASALALAGVAPLSQAAFFEDSTATFETRNMYFNRDFRDGTSSQQSKRDEWAQGFMLNFESGYTDGTVGFGLDALGMLGIKLDSSPDRTDTGLLPTHDDGKAADEYSKLGLTGKVKVSKTELKVGTLIPELPTLQPNDGRILPQTFEGGLLTSKELKGLTFTGGRLEKAKDRNDTNWEDLALNNKNGRFGGSFSADNFDLAGLDYQFTDRITGSYHFAELDDIYRQHFIGMVATQPWGPGTFGADLRLALSDDAGQAKAGNIDNTTVNGMLSYALGGHKVSAAYQHLSGDSAFPYVDGADPYLVNFVQINDFAGADEHSWQARYDYNFAALGIPGLTFMTRYISGDNVSRADGGEGKEWERNTEFKYVVQSGPLKDVAVRLRNATFRSNFARDADEVRLLVSYSVALW, encoded by the coding sequence ATGCTGTCCACGCAGCCGCAGGCGTTCGCGCCTACCCGTTCCCTGTCCGCACGTCCGTCCGCCATCGCCAGCGCTCTGGCGCTAGCCGGCGTCGCCCCTCTGAGCCAGGCCGCCTTCTTCGAAGACAGCACGGCCACCTTCGAAACCCGCAACATGTACTTCAACCGTGACTTTCGCGATGGCACCAGCAGCCAGCAGTCCAAACGCGACGAGTGGGCCCAGGGCTTCATGCTCAATTTCGAGTCCGGTTACACCGACGGCACCGTAGGCTTCGGCCTGGACGCGCTGGGCATGCTCGGCATCAAGCTCGACTCCAGCCCCGACCGTACCGACACCGGCCTGCTGCCGACCCACGACGATGGCAAGGCCGCCGACGAGTACTCCAAGCTCGGCCTGACCGGCAAGGTCAAGGTCTCCAAGACCGAGCTCAAGGTCGGCACCCTGATCCCGGAACTGCCAACCCTGCAGCCCAACGACGGACGCATCCTGCCACAGACCTTCGAAGGCGGCCTGCTGACCTCCAAGGAGCTCAAGGGCCTGACGTTCACCGGCGGTCGCCTGGAAAAAGCCAAGGACCGCAACGACACCAACTGGGAAGACCTGGCCCTCAACAACAAGAACGGCCGCTTCGGCGGCAGCTTCAGCGCCGACAATTTCGACCTGGCCGGGCTGGACTACCAGTTCACCGACCGCATCACCGGCAGCTACCACTTCGCCGAACTCGACGACATCTACCGTCAGCACTTCATCGGCATGGTCGCCACCCAGCCCTGGGGCCCCGGTACTTTCGGCGCGGACCTGCGCCTCGCCCTCAGCGACGATGCCGGCCAGGCCAAGGCCGGCAACATCGACAACACCACCGTCAACGGCATGCTCAGCTACGCCCTGGGCGGCCACAAGGTCAGTGCCGCCTACCAGCACCTGTCCGGCGACAGCGCCTTCCCCTATGTCGATGGCGCTGACCCATATCTGGTCAACTTCGTCCAGATCAACGACTTCGCAGGGGCCGACGAGCACTCCTGGCAAGCGCGTTACGACTACAACTTCGCCGCCTTGGGCATCCCCGGCCTGACCTTCATGACCCGCTACATCAGCGGCGACAACGTCAGCCGCGCCGACGGTGGCGAGGGCAAGGAGTGGGAACGCAACACCGAGTTCAAGTACGTGGTACAAAGCGGCCCGTTGAAGGACGTCGCCGTTCGCCTGCGCAATGCCACCTTCCGCTCCAACTTCGCTCGCGACGCCGACGAAGTCCGGCTGCTGGTGAGCTACAGCGTGGCTCTGTGGTAA
- a CDS encoding response regulator, producing the protein MRVLLVEDHLQLAESVALALKSQGLTVDVLHDGVAADLALASEDYAVAVLDVGLPRMDGFEVLARLRGRGKTLPVLMLTARSDVKDRVHGLNLGADDYLAKPFELTELEARVKALLRRSVLGGERQQRCGPLVYDLDTRRFTLGDEPLTLTLREQSVLEALIARPGRVMSKEQLAAQVFGLDEEASPDAIEIYIHRLRKKLDGHPVAIVTFRGLGYLLEHRDA; encoded by the coding sequence ATGCGCGTGTTGTTGGTCGAAGACCACCTGCAATTGGCCGAAAGCGTGGCCTTGGCCCTCAAAAGCCAAGGTCTGACCGTGGATGTGCTGCACGATGGCGTGGCCGCCGACCTGGCCCTGGCCAGTGAGGACTATGCCGTGGCCGTGCTCGATGTGGGCCTGCCGCGCATGGACGGTTTCGAAGTGCTGGCGCGCCTGCGCGGGCGGGGCAAGACGCTGCCGGTGCTGATGCTCACCGCGCGCAGCGACGTCAAGGATCGGGTTCATGGCTTGAACCTGGGCGCCGATGACTACCTGGCCAAACCGTTCGAGCTGACCGAGCTGGAAGCGCGGGTCAAGGCGCTGCTGCGCCGCAGCGTGCTCGGCGGCGAGCGCCAACAGCGCTGCGGGCCGCTGGTCTACGACCTGGACACCCGCCGCTTCACCCTCGGTGACGAACCCTTGACCCTGACCCTGCGCGAACAAAGCGTGCTCGAAGCCTTGATCGCCCGCCCGGGGCGGGTGATGAGCAAGGAACAGCTGGCAGCCCAGGTCTTCGGCCTGGACGAAGAAGCCAGCCCCGATGCCATCGAGATCTACATCCATCGCCTGCGCAAGAAGCTCGATGGCCATCCAGTGGCTATCGTCACCTTCCGCGGGCTGGGTTACCTGCTCGAGCACCGCGATGCGTGA
- the ung gene encoding uracil-DNA glycosylase, translating to MTDDDRIKLEPGWKAALRAEFDQPYMLKLREFLREEYAAGKEIYPPGPLIFNALNSTPLDKVKVVILGQDPYHGPGQAHGLCFSVQPGVPTPPSLVNIYKELHRDLNLPIPSHGYLQSWAEQGVLLLNTTMTVQRGSAASHANAGWQPFTDRVIQVVSEQCENVVFLLWGSHAQSKQKLIDGTRHLVLKSVHPSPLSAYRGFFGCGHFSRTNSFLEQRGLTPIDWALPPL from the coding sequence ATGACTGACGACGATCGCATCAAACTCGAACCCGGCTGGAAGGCCGCATTGCGCGCCGAGTTCGACCAACCCTACATGCTCAAGCTGCGTGAGTTCCTGCGCGAGGAATATGCAGCCGGCAAGGAGATCTATCCGCCTGGGCCGCTGATCTTCAACGCGCTCAATTCCACGCCGCTGGACAAAGTGAAGGTGGTGATCCTCGGCCAGGACCCTTACCACGGCCCTGGCCAGGCTCATGGGCTGTGTTTCTCGGTGCAGCCTGGCGTGCCCACGCCGCCGTCGCTGGTGAACATCTATAAGGAGCTGCACCGCGACCTCAACCTGCCCATCCCCAGCCATGGTTACCTGCAAAGCTGGGCAGAGCAGGGGGTATTGTTGCTAAACACCACCATGACCGTGCAGCGCGGCAGCGCCGCCTCCCACGCCAATGCGGGCTGGCAGCCGTTCACCGATCGGGTCATCCAGGTGGTCAGCGAGCAGTGCGAGAATGTGGTGTTCCTGTTGTGGGGCTCTCATGCCCAGAGTAAGCAGAAACTGATCGACGGCACTCGGCACCTGGTGCTCAAGTCGGTGCACCCGTCGCCGTTGTCCGCGTATCGGGGCTTCTTCGGTTGCGGGCATTTCAGCCGGACCAACAGCTTCCTCGAGCAGCGTGGGCTGACGCCCATCGATTGGGCCTTGCCGCCACTCTGA
- a CDS encoding HDOD domain-containing protein has protein sequence MNKLAETVQSQLLAAIDKDDLVLPTLPEVALSIREAAEDSEISVAALSKVIGRDAALSARLIKVVNSPLLRAAVEVTDLHTAITRLGINYSCNLAIGLVIEQIFHARSSAVEQKLRDIWANSLEVAGISYELCRRYTQLKPDQATLGGLVHQIGALPVLIYAEEHNELLSDPVCLHYVIEQIQPVLGDKILKAWEFPEQLVNLPSQVQDLDRRSDSIDYIDIVQIARHLSHRTRSRPLAALPAYQHLGLPYGTELDVADLLDARSMLR, from the coding sequence ATGAACAAGCTGGCCGAGACGGTTCAATCACAATTGCTCGCAGCCATCGACAAGGACGACCTGGTCCTGCCGACCCTTCCTGAAGTTGCCTTGAGCATCCGCGAGGCCGCCGAGGACAGCGAGATCAGCGTCGCCGCGTTGAGCAAGGTGATCGGTCGCGACGCGGCCCTCTCGGCGCGCCTGATCAAAGTGGTCAACAGCCCGTTGTTGCGTGCGGCAGTGGAGGTCACCGACCTGCACACCGCCATCACCCGCCTGGGTATCAACTACAGCTGCAACTTGGCGATCGGTCTGGTAATCGAGCAGATCTTCCACGCCCGCTCCTCGGCCGTCGAGCAAAAATTGCGCGATATCTGGGCCAACAGCCTTGAAGTAGCGGGCATCAGCTATGAACTGTGCCGCCGCTACACCCAGCTCAAGCCGGACCAGGCCACCCTGGGGGGCCTGGTCCACCAGATTGGTGCCCTGCCCGTGCTGATCTATGCCGAGGAGCACAACGAACTGCTCTCCGATCCAGTGTGCCTGCACTATGTGATCGAGCAGATCCAGCCAGTGCTGGGCGACAAGATCCTCAAGGCCTGGGAGTTCCCCGAACAGTTGGTGAATCTGCCCAGCCAGGTGCAGGACCTGGACCGACGCAGCGACAGCATCGACTACATCGACATCGTGCAGATCGCCCGCCACCTCAGCCATCGGACCCGCAGCCGCCCCCTGGCGGCCCTGCCCGCCTACCAGCATCTCGGGCTGCCCTACGGGACCGAGCTGGATGTCGCCGACCTGCTCGATGCCCGCAGCATGTTGCGCTAA